The following are encoded in a window of Sinomonas cyclohexanicum genomic DNA:
- a CDS encoding ComEC/Rec2 family competence protein has protein sequence MNRYRDAAVVGAGGPDREPLPPLAERLRLHTLSWWSVDKTSVRAASGRWRDLRLVPIGAGAWLGTVCGVVVPTDAEAALVVGVAAVAAGVILGGTAWVVMRAVGRRRASRVRGRWGWASSPTSRRAAGATILAACTALSLAAGCAAALGHGSSQRAGPAGDLLLRGGQTVATVQVTGAPAPQRQGRAFGAGPRFTASAVLLHATDAGRAFSASASILIVGGADVGALRAGTTVEVSGRVVPATRPGTAAMLSITSRPRVVAGDGPLRLVAAVRESLRTSAAWLWSDAAGLLPGMTVGDTTALPAELETAMRDVGLGHLTAVSGANFTLLFGAVLLLLRALRASRTMSVLGCAAALVAFAIVVGPEPSVLRAAAMGAVGLLALFSGRPGRSCSAISAAVLVLVLLEPPLAVSMGFLLSVVATLGIAVLGPPLTEALATRLPGWLAVAVAVPLSAQLACGPFMILIQPAFLSTSLFANLTSTPFVPIVTVAGTVALATSAWCPPVAFLATAIGGSAAQAVAVIARSLAAAPGATIPWPEGLPGVLAMAGVSVANAVLLWAVLLPSGRVALTSACRGAAGRLRRAPGRPGLGQRSSRGRVDG, from the coding sequence GTGAACCGATACCGCGACGCCGCTGTCGTGGGCGCCGGCGGCCCCGACAGGGAGCCGCTCCCACCACTGGCCGAGCGCCTGCGGCTCCACACCCTCTCCTGGTGGAGCGTGGACAAGACAAGCGTTCGCGCTGCATCCGGCAGGTGGCGCGATCTCAGGCTGGTCCCCATCGGGGCAGGGGCATGGCTCGGGACCGTCTGCGGTGTCGTGGTACCGACGGACGCTGAGGCCGCGCTCGTGGTCGGAGTAGCTGCAGTGGCCGCGGGCGTGATCCTCGGCGGAACCGCGTGGGTCGTGATGAGGGCTGTGGGAAGGCGCAGGGCATCCCGGGTGCGGGGCCGCTGGGGATGGGCGTCGTCCCCCACGTCGAGACGCGCGGCAGGGGCCACGATCCTTGCCGCGTGCACGGCCCTCTCCCTGGCTGCGGGGTGCGCCGCCGCGCTGGGCCACGGCTCGTCCCAGCGCGCCGGTCCGGCAGGCGACCTGCTCCTGCGGGGCGGCCAGACGGTGGCCACCGTGCAGGTTACCGGCGCGCCGGCGCCACAGCGTCAGGGACGCGCGTTCGGAGCCGGCCCACGGTTCACCGCCTCGGCCGTGCTCCTTCACGCCACGGACGCGGGCCGTGCGTTCTCCGCGTCGGCGTCGATCCTGATCGTGGGAGGGGCCGACGTCGGTGCGCTGCGTGCGGGAACGACCGTCGAGGTCTCAGGGCGCGTCGTGCCGGCAACGAGGCCCGGCACGGCGGCGATGCTGAGCATTACGTCGCGGCCCCGCGTCGTTGCCGGTGACGGGCCGCTGCGGCTGGTCGCGGCGGTGCGGGAATCCCTGCGGACCTCAGCCGCGTGGCTCTGGTCCGACGCTGCGGGCCTCCTGCCGGGCATGACGGTCGGCGACACGACGGCACTGCCGGCGGAGCTCGAGACCGCGATGCGGGATGTCGGCCTGGGGCACCTCACCGCGGTGAGCGGCGCCAACTTCACGCTCCTGTTCGGTGCCGTGCTCCTGCTCCTACGGGCGCTACGGGCCAGCCGGACGATGTCGGTGCTCGGGTGCGCCGCAGCCCTCGTCGCCTTCGCGATAGTGGTCGGGCCCGAGCCGAGCGTGCTGCGTGCCGCCGCCATGGGCGCCGTCGGCCTGCTCGCCCTCTTCAGCGGCCGGCCCGGACGCAGCTGCTCTGCGATCTCTGCTGCGGTGCTCGTCCTCGTGCTCCTCGAGCCTCCACTTGCCGTCAGCATGGGCTTCCTCCTCTCGGTAGTCGCCACGCTCGGGATTGCCGTCCTCGGGCCCCCGCTGACGGAAGCTCTTGCCACGCGGCTGCCCGGCTGGCTCGCCGTGGCCGTTGCCGTGCCGCTCTCGGCCCAGCTCGCCTGTGGTCCGTTCATGATCCTCATCCAGCCCGCCTTCCTCAGCACGTCCCTCTTCGCGAACCTGACGTCGACTCCGTTCGTGCCGATCGTGACCGTCGCCGGGACCGTTGCGCTGGCGACCAGCGCCTGGTGCCCGCCCGTGGCGTTCCTGGCAACCGCCATCGGGGGCTCGGCCGCTCAGGCCGTCGCGGTCATTGCGCGCAGCCTCGCGGCGGCGCCCGGCGCGACGATCCCGTGGCCCGAAGGGCTGCCCGGGGTGCTCGCGATGGCCGGCGTCTCCGTGGCGAATGCCGTCCTCCTCTGGGCAGTTCTCCTCCCATCCGGGCGTGTCGCGCTCACCTCGGCATGCCGGGGCGCGGCCGGGCGGTTGCGGAGGGCGCCGGGCCGGCCCGGATTGGGCCAGCGGTCTTCGCGTGGGAGAGTGGACGGGTGA
- a CDS encoding helix-hairpin-helix domain-containing protein yields MVFSRGFARARRQEARHRWDALFPASQGSEEPLLDLAGPVDTEPLRVVADAGGPRDSPPRNAGPRLGLSPRLGAVVAGLLAVSCVVWWAFSGAAQPDVRPVTDVGTAPTPAVHSSGTPEDRDTDSAPTAAGPTVHVAGAVAVPGIYHLAPGARVYEAIAAAGGAAPGADVDRLNLAASVDDGTRLRVPFRDEPQGSDTDSYAGSGAAAPSETPGSSRQTAGGSATPAGAGTRVNINTATVQELGTLPRVGPVLAQRIVDYRAAHGRFSAPEDLDAVSGIGPKMLESLLPLVTVG; encoded by the coding sequence ATGGTCTTCTCCAGGGGCTTCGCACGTGCCAGGAGGCAGGAAGCCCGGCACCGTTGGGATGCCCTGTTCCCGGCGTCGCAGGGGAGCGAGGAGCCGCTGCTGGACCTCGCGGGACCCGTCGACACCGAGCCCCTTCGCGTGGTGGCAGACGCAGGCGGGCCTCGGGACAGCCCGCCGCGGAACGCCGGGCCACGACTGGGGCTCTCGCCGCGGCTGGGCGCAGTTGTCGCCGGGCTCCTCGCGGTCTCCTGTGTGGTCTGGTGGGCTTTTTCAGGAGCCGCCCAGCCCGACGTCCGGCCAGTCACCGACGTCGGCACCGCTCCGACGCCCGCGGTGCACTCGTCTGGCACCCCTGAGGATCGCGACACCGATTCCGCTCCAACGGCGGCCGGCCCCACGGTCCACGTCGCGGGGGCTGTAGCAGTTCCCGGTATCTACCACCTCGCCCCGGGTGCACGGGTCTACGAAGCTATCGCAGCGGCGGGCGGGGCCGCGCCCGGCGCCGACGTCGACCGGCTGAACCTCGCCGCTTCGGTCGACGACGGCACGCGCCTCCGCGTGCCCTTTCGGGACGAGCCGCAGGGATCGGACACCGACTCGTATGCGGGGTCCGGTGCCGCTGCCCCGAGTGAAACCCCGGGTTCCTCGCGACAGACCGCCGGCGGGTCCGCCACACCGGCTGGAGCAGGCACCAGGGTCAACATCAACACGGCCACCGTCCAGGAGCTCGGCACGCTCCCGCGGGTCGGTCCAGTGCTCGCGCAGCGGATCGTGGACTACAGGGCGGCCCATGGGCGGTTCTCCGCGCCCGAGGACCTGGACGCCGTGAGCGGGATCGGGCCCAAGATGCTCGAGTCGCTCCTTCCGCTCGTGACCGTGGGGTGA
- a CDS encoding DegV family protein: protein MADDHAADLPAIAWLKRRWGRLRPGPAPAGQPPSPPQPRVAVVTDSSAALPEEWTAEFEHAGCFASVVLPVMAGDEIFTDGDDADTALSIALAAGRPVRTSRPAPGQFERVYRGFEQAGFDGIVSLHLSGKLSGTADAARVAAERVGLPVDVVDSRTAGMALGFAVRAAVRAAAEGADAATVRAAALRGLTGAEVFFYVPSLEQLRRGGRIGAAASLVGTVLAIKPILCVRDGLIVPLERIRTAARAVPRLRELAVQAARGRRTPALAVHYFGNRGEAERFAADVAGDLGLPTDDVALSPMPAVLAAHTGLGVLAVIVAEAG, encoded by the coding sequence GTGGCTGACGACCATGCCGCGGATCTTCCCGCGATTGCGTGGCTGAAGCGCCGCTGGGGCAGGCTCCGTCCGGGGCCGGCCCCAGCGGGGCAGCCGCCTTCGCCTCCGCAGCCGCGGGTGGCCGTCGTCACCGACTCCTCCGCCGCCCTGCCCGAGGAGTGGACGGCTGAGTTTGAGCACGCGGGCTGCTTCGCGTCCGTCGTGCTGCCCGTCATGGCCGGGGATGAGATCTTCACCGACGGTGACGACGCCGACACCGCGCTGAGCATCGCGCTTGCGGCGGGCCGCCCGGTCCGGACGTCACGGCCCGCGCCCGGGCAGTTCGAGCGTGTGTACCGCGGGTTCGAGCAGGCGGGATTCGACGGCATCGTCTCCCTCCATCTCTCAGGCAAGCTCTCAGGCACCGCTGACGCCGCGCGCGTTGCCGCCGAGCGCGTAGGCCTTCCGGTGGATGTGGTGGACTCCCGGACCGCCGGTATGGCCCTCGGCTTCGCGGTCAGGGCGGCCGTGCGGGCCGCCGCAGAGGGCGCCGATGCGGCCACGGTCCGGGCTGCGGCGCTCCGCGGGCTCACGGGCGCCGAGGTCTTCTTCTACGTCCCGAGCCTCGAGCAGCTGCGGCGCGGCGGACGTATCGGCGCCGCGGCCTCGCTCGTCGGCACCGTCCTGGCCATCAAGCCGATCCTGTGCGTACGGGACGGGCTGATCGTGCCTCTCGAACGCATCCGCACCGCCGCCCGAGCAGTGCCGCGGCTCAGGGAGCTCGCCGTCCAGGCAGCTCGGGGCCGCCGGACGCCCGCCCTCGCTGTCCACTACTTCGGGAACAGGGGAGAGGCGGAACGGTTCGCGGCTGACGTCGCCGGAGACCTCGGCCTGCCCACGGACGACGTCGCGCTCTCGCCGATGCCGGCCGTGCTCGCCGCCCACACGGGGCTGGGTGTTCTCGCGGTGATCGTGGCCGAGGCGGGGTGA
- the leuS gene encoding leucine--tRNA ligase yields MSEEQVVQDTGQNTYSFAAMEAKWPAVWDRLGVFTPADDGSRERRYVLDMFPYPSGDLHMGHAEAFAMGDVVARYWRLKGYDVLHPIGWDSFGLPAENAAIKRNAHPSEWTYANIETQAASFRRYALSFDWSRRLHTSDPDYYRWTQWLFLRFYERGLAYRKNHPVNWCPKDQTVLANEQVVNGACERCGTPVTKKALNQWYFKITDYAERLLDDMTELEGHWPERVLAMQRNWIGRSEGAHVRFAIEAVGGQPEREVTVFTTRPDTLYGATFFVVAADAELAGELVAPEQAQALAEYQDRVKALSEIERQNTDREKTGVFLGRYAVNPLSGEKLPVWAADYVLAEYGTGAIMAVPAHDQRDLDFAKAFNLPVRPVLDTGEEDPAVSGVATSGEGTIINSGPLDGLSKTEGIAKAIEIVQSAGTGEGTINYRLRDWLLSRQRFWGAPIPIIHCPVDGEVPVPDDQLPVRLPDDLRGEQLAPKGTSPLAAAEHWVNVTCPRCGGPAKRDTDTMDTFVDSSWYYLRYLSPDYTEGPFDPEAAKRWMPVAQYVGGVEHAILHLLYSRFFTKVMKDMGLIDADEPFAALMNQGQVLNGGKAMSKSLGNGVDLGEQLDTFGVDAVRLTMVFASPPEDDVDWADVSPSGSAKFLARARRLGQDVTSAPGTNPARGDRALRAVTHRTIAEAEELLDAHKFNVVVAKAMELVNATRKAIDSGPGGADPAVREAVETVAIMLSMFAPYTAEDLWAALGHEPSVANASWPQHDPSLTVEETVTAVVQVAGKVRDRLDVAPDISEDALRELALASPNVARVLDGRGIRTVIVRAPKLVNIVPA; encoded by the coding sequence GTGAGCGAAGAGCAGGTCGTTCAGGACACGGGGCAGAACACCTACAGTTTTGCCGCGATGGAGGCCAAGTGGCCCGCGGTGTGGGACAGGCTGGGCGTGTTCACGCCCGCCGACGACGGGAGCCGTGAGCGCCGCTACGTGCTCGACATGTTCCCCTACCCGTCCGGCGACCTCCACATGGGCCACGCCGAGGCGTTCGCGATGGGCGACGTCGTGGCACGCTACTGGCGCCTCAAGGGCTACGACGTGCTCCACCCGATCGGGTGGGACTCCTTCGGGCTGCCCGCCGAGAACGCCGCGATCAAGCGCAACGCGCACCCTTCGGAATGGACGTACGCGAACATCGAGACCCAGGCCGCGTCGTTCAGGCGGTACGCGCTGAGCTTCGACTGGTCGCGCCGGCTCCACACCTCTGACCCCGACTACTACCGGTGGACCCAGTGGCTGTTCCTGCGGTTCTACGAGCGTGGGCTCGCGTACCGCAAGAACCACCCCGTGAACTGGTGCCCCAAGGACCAGACCGTCCTGGCCAACGAGCAGGTGGTCAACGGGGCCTGCGAGCGCTGCGGCACCCCGGTGACGAAGAAGGCACTGAACCAGTGGTACTTCAAGATCACGGATTACGCCGAGCGGCTCCTGGACGACATGACCGAGCTCGAAGGCCACTGGCCCGAGCGCGTCCTCGCGATGCAGCGGAACTGGATCGGCCGCTCCGAGGGCGCCCACGTGCGGTTCGCCATCGAGGCCGTCGGTGGGCAGCCCGAGCGCGAGGTCACCGTCTTCACGACGCGCCCGGACACCCTCTACGGGGCCACGTTCTTCGTGGTGGCCGCCGACGCGGAGCTCGCCGGCGAGCTGGTCGCGCCGGAGCAGGCGCAGGCCCTCGCCGAGTATCAGGACCGCGTCAAGGCACTGAGCGAGATCGAGCGCCAGAACACGGACCGCGAGAAGACCGGCGTGTTCCTGGGACGCTACGCGGTCAACCCGCTCAGCGGCGAGAAACTGCCGGTGTGGGCAGCGGACTACGTCCTCGCCGAGTACGGCACGGGCGCCATCATGGCCGTCCCCGCGCACGACCAGCGCGACCTCGACTTCGCCAAGGCGTTCAACCTGCCCGTCCGTCCCGTCCTGGACACGGGCGAGGAGGACCCAGCCGTCTCCGGCGTGGCCACGAGCGGCGAGGGAACCATCATCAACTCCGGCCCGCTCGACGGGCTCTCCAAGACTGAAGGCATCGCCAAGGCCATCGAGATCGTCCAGAGCGCCGGCACGGGGGAGGGGACGATCAACTACCGCCTGCGCGACTGGCTGCTGTCCCGCCAGCGCTTCTGGGGCGCGCCGATCCCGATCATCCACTGCCCGGTCGACGGCGAAGTGCCGGTCCCCGACGACCAGCTCCCCGTCCGCCTCCCGGACGACCTGCGCGGCGAGCAGCTCGCGCCCAAGGGCACCTCCCCGCTCGCGGCGGCCGAGCACTGGGTCAACGTCACGTGTCCCCGCTGCGGCGGCCCCGCCAAGCGGGACACCGACACGATGGACACGTTCGTCGACTCATCCTGGTACTACCTGCGCTACCTGTCACCGGACTACACCGAGGGGCCCTTCGATCCCGAGGCCGCCAAGCGCTGGATGCCCGTTGCCCAGTACGTGGGCGGGGTCGAGCACGCGATCCTGCACCTGCTGTACAGCCGGTTCTTCACCAAGGTCATGAAGGACATGGGCCTGATCGACGCGGACGAGCCGTTCGCGGCGCTCATGAACCAGGGCCAGGTGCTCAACGGCGGCAAGGCCATGAGCAAGTCGCTCGGCAACGGAGTCGATCTGGGCGAGCAGCTGGACACCTTCGGCGTCGACGCCGTCCGCCTCACGATGGTCTTCGCGTCCCCGCCGGAGGACGACGTCGACTGGGCCGACGTCTCGCCGTCGGGCTCGGCGAAGTTCCTGGCCCGTGCACGGCGCCTCGGCCAGGACGTGACGAGCGCGCCCGGGACGAATCCAGCCCGAGGCGACCGCGCGCTGCGCGCCGTCACGCACCGCACGATTGCGGAGGCCGAGGAGCTCCTCGACGCGCACAAGTTCAACGTCGTGGTCGCCAAGGCGATGGAGCTCGTCAACGCGACCCGCAAGGCCATCGACAGCGGCCCGGGCGGGGCTGACCCCGCCGTCCGCGAGGCCGTGGAGACCGTGGCGATCATGCTGAGCATGTTCGCCCCGTACACGGCGGAGGACCTGTGGGCCGCGCTCGGCCACGAGCCGTCCGTGGCGAACGCCTCCTGGCCGCAGCATGATCCGTCGCTCACGGTCGAGGAGACCGTGACCGCCGTCGTCCAGGTGGCCGGCAAGGTGCGCGACCGCCTCGACGTCGCCCCGGACATCTCCGAGGATGCCCTGCGCGAGCTCGCCCTCGCGTCGCCGAACGTAGCGCGGGTGCTGGACGGGCGGGGCATCCGGACGGTCATCGTGCGGGCTCCGAAGCTGGTCAACATCGTTCCGGCCTGA
- the glpK gene encoding glycerol kinase GlpK: MSDQARTAQYVIAIDQGTTSTRAIIFDHSGSIVSMGQLEHEQIFPHAGWVEHDPREIWDNTREVVGQALSKANLTRHDIAAVGITNQRETAVVWDRTTGEPVYNAIVWQDTRTQPIVDELAAHGGVERFKDRVGLPLATYFSGTKIRWILDNVEGARAKAESGDLLFGTTDCWVLWNLTGGIDGGVHATDVTNASRTLFMDLETLAWDQEILDAFGLPASMLPEIRSSSEVYGTVHGSQLLREVPVAGILGDQQAATFGQAAFEAGGAKNTYGTGCFLIVNTGEDIVHSANGLLTTVGYKLGDAKPHYALEGSIAVAGSLIQWLRDNLGMIGSAPEVEALATSVEDNGGVYIVPAFSGLFAPYWRADARGAIVGLTRYVTKGHIARAALEATAFQTREVLDAVNADSGVPLTELKVDGGMVANDALMQFQADILGVDVVRPKVIETTALGAAYAAGLAVGFWKDLEECSANWGEDKRWIPSMGEGERDRQMRLWRKAVTKSMGWVDADVR, translated from the coding sequence ATGTCTGACCAGGCGCGGACCGCGCAGTATGTGATCGCCATCGACCAGGGGACCACGAGTACCCGCGCCATCATCTTCGACCACTCGGGCTCCATCGTCTCGATGGGCCAGCTCGAGCACGAGCAGATCTTCCCCCACGCGGGCTGGGTCGAGCACGATCCGAGGGAGATCTGGGACAACACGCGGGAGGTCGTCGGGCAGGCCCTCTCGAAGGCGAACCTGACGCGGCACGATATCGCCGCCGTCGGGATCACCAACCAGCGCGAGACCGCGGTGGTCTGGGACAGGACCACGGGCGAGCCCGTCTACAACGCGATCGTCTGGCAGGACACCCGTACCCAGCCCATCGTCGACGAGCTCGCGGCCCACGGCGGGGTCGAGCGGTTCAAGGACAGGGTGGGGCTTCCGCTCGCGACCTACTTCTCCGGGACGAAGATCAGGTGGATCCTCGACAACGTCGAGGGCGCCCGCGCGAAGGCCGAGTCCGGCGACCTCCTGTTCGGCACCACGGACTGCTGGGTCCTGTGGAACCTCACGGGCGGGATTGACGGCGGCGTGCACGCGACGGACGTCACCAACGCCTCGCGCACCCTGTTCATGGACCTTGAGACGCTCGCGTGGGACCAGGAGATCCTGGACGCTTTCGGCCTTCCGGCGTCGATGCTGCCGGAGATCAGGTCCTCCTCAGAGGTGTACGGCACCGTCCACGGGTCGCAGCTGCTGCGCGAGGTGCCCGTCGCGGGCATCCTGGGCGACCAGCAGGCGGCCACGTTCGGCCAGGCGGCCTTCGAGGCCGGCGGCGCCAAGAACACGTACGGCACAGGCTGCTTCCTCATCGTCAACACGGGCGAGGACATCGTCCACTCGGCCAACGGGCTGCTCACTACCGTGGGCTACAAGCTCGGCGACGCGAAGCCGCACTACGCGCTCGAGGGCTCGATCGCGGTGGCGGGCTCGCTCATCCAGTGGCTGCGCGACAATCTGGGCATGATCGGCAGTGCGCCCGAGGTGGAGGCCCTTGCCACCTCGGTGGAGGACAACGGGGGCGTCTACATCGTCCCCGCGTTCTCGGGCCTGTTCGCGCCGTACTGGCGTGCCGACGCCCGGGGCGCGATCGTAGGCCTGACCCGGTATGTCACGAAGGGCCACATCGCGCGGGCGGCCCTCGAGGCGACCGCTTTCCAGACGCGTGAGGTGCTCGACGCCGTCAACGCCGACTCCGGCGTGCCGCTCACCGAACTCAAGGTCGACGGCGGCATGGTCGCCAACGATGCGCTCATGCAGTTCCAGGCGGACATCCTCGGCGTCGACGTGGTGCGGCCCAAGGTCATCGAGACGACCGCGCTCGGGGCCGCCTACGCGGCGGGCCTGGCGGTGGGCTTCTGGAAGGACCTCGAGGAGTGCTCGGCCAACTGGGGCGAGGACAAGCGCTGGATCCCGAGCATGGGCGAGGGCGAGCGAGACCGGCAGATGCGGCTGTGGAGGAAGGCCGTCACCAAGTCGATGGGCTGGGTGGACGCTGACGTGCGCTAG
- a CDS encoding alpha/beta fold hydrolase: protein MTAEPFLSDELSRREHRSSLDVAGTPTAVFTYEPRNPEASAVPTILAVHGFRGTHHGLLRIVDALPGFRVIMPDLPGFGESGVLPKGEHSIAGYGAWLGELADALGLGPETVLLGHSFGSIVVSHFLAEHPGRFTRLVLVNPISAPALEGPKAVLSRIAEAYYWASANLPAGVGTALLRSRAVVRLMSEAMAKSRDPQLRGFVHGQHREHFSDFATRESLLESFRASISHDAAEVADALQLPVLLIAGEQDEVAALPDVRRLHERLADSRLTVIPGVGHLIHYETPGPAATAIADFIGGTPA from the coding sequence ATGACTGCCGAGCCCTTCCTCTCCGACGAGCTGTCGCGGCGCGAGCACCGGTCGTCGCTCGACGTCGCCGGTACTCCGACGGCCGTCTTCACGTACGAGCCGCGCAACCCAGAGGCCAGCGCGGTGCCGACCATCCTCGCCGTCCACGGGTTCCGCGGCACGCACCACGGCCTGCTGCGGATTGTGGACGCGCTCCCTGGGTTCCGGGTCATCATGCCGGACCTGCCCGGCTTCGGGGAGTCGGGCGTGCTCCCGAAAGGCGAGCACAGCATCGCCGGCTACGGTGCCTGGCTCGGGGAGCTCGCGGATGCGCTCGGTCTGGGTCCCGAGACGGTACTGCTCGGACATTCGTTCGGCTCGATCGTCGTGTCCCACTTCCTCGCCGAGCACCCCGGCCGCTTCACCCGCCTCGTGCTGGTCAACCCCATCTCGGCGCCGGCCCTGGAGGGGCCCAAGGCCGTCCTGAGCCGCATCGCGGAGGCCTACTACTGGGCGTCCGCGAATCTGCCCGCGGGAGTCGGCACGGCACTGCTGCGAAGCCGCGCCGTGGTGCGCCTGATGAGCGAGGCGATGGCCAAGAGCCGCGATCCGCAGCTGCGCGGATTCGTCCACGGCCAGCACCGCGAGCACTTCAGCGATTTCGCGACGCGCGAGTCGCTCCTGGAGTCCTTCCGCGCGTCGATCTCGCACGACGCCGCCGAGGTCGCCGATGCGCTGCAGCTGCCTGTGCTGCTCATCGCCGGGGAGCAGGACGAGGTGGCGGCGCTGCCGGACGTGCGCCGGCTGCACGAGCGGCTTGCGGATTCGCGGCTGACCGTGATCCCCGGTGTGGGGCACCTCATCCACTATGAGACGCCGGGCCCGGCGGCCACGGCCATCGCAGACTTCATCGGAGGCACGCCCGCATGA
- a CDS encoding glycosyltransferase family 4 protein, with protein MRILIDARFTRTDQHDGISRFGASLIEAVARRADVAMLISDERQLALLPDVPHVKASSPLSPAELFIAARVNGLRPDVVFCPMQTMGSWGRRYPLILTLHDLIYYEHPEPPGFLPAPVRVLWRLYHKAYWPQRVLLNRADVVATVSHTTRWLMSEKRLTKRPVRIIGNAPQGGREPRPLEGAAEKTLLYMGSFMPYKNVETAIAGMAELPDYELHLLSRVSPSRRAELEALVPAGARVVFHGGVSEDEYELLLRRTTALVSLSRSEGYGLPLVEAMSLGTPVIASDIPIFREVGGAGASFVDPDSPADFAAAVRALEAPGAWEAASRAARRQAATFSWDASAEALLAAAREAIEAFGRQHRRT; from the coding sequence ATGAGGATCCTCATCGACGCCCGCTTCACCCGGACCGACCAGCACGACGGCATCAGCCGGTTCGGTGCGAGCCTGATCGAGGCCGTGGCGCGCCGGGCCGACGTCGCCATGCTCATCAGCGACGAGCGCCAGCTCGCGCTGCTGCCGGACGTGCCCCACGTGAAGGCCTCCAGCCCCCTCTCCCCCGCCGAGCTGTTCATCGCGGCACGAGTCAACGGTCTGAGGCCAGATGTCGTGTTCTGCCCCATGCAGACCATGGGCTCGTGGGGGCGCAGGTACCCGCTCATCCTCACCCTGCACGATCTCATCTACTACGAGCACCCCGAACCGCCCGGCTTCCTGCCGGCGCCCGTGCGTGTCCTGTGGCGCCTGTACCACAAGGCCTACTGGCCGCAGCGGGTGCTCCTGAACCGGGCCGACGTCGTGGCGACCGTGAGCCACACGACCCGCTGGCTCATGTCGGAGAAGAGGCTCACCAAGCGTCCGGTGCGGATCATCGGGAATGCACCCCAGGGCGGGCGGGAACCGCGGCCGCTCGAGGGCGCCGCCGAGAAGACCCTGCTCTACATGGGCTCGTTCATGCCGTACAAGAACGTCGAGACCGCCATCGCCGGCATGGCCGAGCTGCCGGACTATGAGCTCCATCTCCTCTCCCGTGTCTCCCCCTCGAGGCGGGCCGAGCTCGAGGCGCTCGTCCCCGCCGGCGCGCGCGTGGTGTTTCACGGCGGTGTGTCCGAGGACGAGTACGAGTTGCTCCTGAGACGCACGACGGCGCTCGTGAGCCTCTCGCGGTCGGAGGGCTATGGCCTGCCGCTCGTCGAGGCGATGAGCCTCGGGACTCCGGTCATCGCGAGCGACATCCCGATCTTCCGCGAGGTGGGGGGCGCTGGGGCCTCCTTCGTGGACCCGGACTCGCCCGCAGACTTCGCCGCGGCCGTCCGCGCCCTCGAGGCGCCCGGGGCGTGGGAGGCTGCCTCCCGGGCAGCTCGGCGGCAGGCCGCGACGTTCAGCTGGGACGCGTCTGCCGAGGCGCTCCTCGCCGCGGCACGCGAGGCGATCGAGGCGTTCGGGCGGCAGCACCGGCGGACGTGA